GATCTGGATCTGTAAGATAAAGACGGACATAGCCATTGCCAGGCTCGCTGACCAGATTGGTACTTGGGCCGTGCCAAAATCCCAGATCGTTTTGCTCTGGATTGGTGAACGAATCGATCATCAGGGCAGTACTATGGTTTTGTGGTATGGTATGGTTCTGTATGAATGTAGCAGTGAAATCGGCAGGtatcggtggtggtgggagtaGTTCCACAGcgagggtaaaaagaagAGGGTTCAGTGCTGCAATGAAGCTCATCCAGGTCAGGATCACCTGGTTGATGGATACCAAAGGCCTCATGGTGGCGTCCCTAGTTGACTGGGTCCAATGGGCCCTTGGATgtgctgaagatggaaagtTAGGAATATCTTGTAGTCTTGTAGATAGCTAAGTGAGGCGCCTGGTAGCGGACAAGGAGTGTGATATTGAGACGGGCTCCAAGTCTCCTAGACCGTGAGGGGCCGTTGCCTGTCCGTAAATGGAAGCAACGACCTTCGGAGCTACCAACTTTAATGAGGAAGTTACGTTGCTGCATTTTactgagaaggagattgtcAAATGACTTAGTGTTATTCGATTGCTAAACTGAATTTCTCCAAGTCGAGCAAAGACAGGAGGCCCTAGGCATTGTAATCCAGTTATTAGAATCAAGAAACAAAAGAGCAAACAAGTTAAACCTAGCGCAACTTCATCAACTATCATAGGATCATTCATTTGACCGAAAAAACAGAGGACTGACGTGCCATGCCTGGCAGAACTTTCATGGCCGCGGCCGGTGACGGCGCAACTAGCGAGATAGCAAAAACGGTGGATCACTCCCAGCCGGTTGGAGCTTCAGCCGCTTCATCCTGAGAAGTGTCCATGCCACCCCAACCGCCGGTATTTCCGCCATCGTTGGTAGCGCCGTATTCTTCGTTGGCCCCGTCGTCggtgtcgtcgtcgtggaAGTCCACCACTTCACCTTCCGGCTTGTAATCGCCAAGGAAATCAGGCACCTTCTGCTTGCTTTCGATCAGGATTTTGACGAGATCGGGGGCAAGATCGGAGTCTTTTTCGTTATAAAACGAGGTGGCGAGACCTTCATTGCCGATGCGCGCGGTACGACCTGATAGATGTTAGGGCTTCTCTGGCCCTAAATAGGAACACAGTGAACGATGCTTACTTACCAATACGATGAATGTACTCGGTGATTCCGCCATGCATATAACTGGGAAGGTCATAATTAATAACATGCATGACGTTCTTGATGTCTAGACCACGAGCAGAAACGCCTGTGGCTACCAAGATCGGGCATCTAGCAGCACGGAAAGCACGCCTATTGGAAATGAGCAATAGATCATATTGAGGGTTAGTGACAACTCACAAAGCATCCTCGCGCTCGCGCTGAGTACGGTCGGCATGAATTGAGGTACTAGGAAGACCGAGATTGTAGAGGTAGTCATCAATAAGATCCGCCTGTTGCTTCGAGTTCACGAAAACAAGGGTGCGAGAAGGTGGCATAGCAAGAAGCAAGTCGTAGAGGCATTGCTTCTTAAGATGGGGCTCTGCGTAAACAATCTgttccaaaaaaaaaaaaaaaaaaaaaaaaggttcATTAGCGGCACGTTATGGGACTCTGTCCACCTTGAAGACATACATTCTGGTCCACATTGACGTGAGTGCTTCCGGGGCGACCAATACGAACGCGAACATGGTCGTCTGCAAGGAACTTGCGAGCGAGTACGCGGCAGTCCTTGTTGAAAGTCGCCGAAAACATCATATATCTGTGGTCAGCATCCTCATTCATGTCTGCGTTTGTTATTAGCACAGGGTGGGCGTTgagagagaaggaaaagaaccCTACCTCCACCGGACATGATCTTGGTGAAATCAGACTCCCAATCAgactgaagaagctcatcaGCTTCGTCGATGATGGTGTACCTAAAATATGGTTAAACGTGTTCGTTGCATAGTTTCTGGGCATCATACTTTACACGACGCAGGGAGAGTATATGCGGCTTATCCATGAAATCCAGGAGCCTTCCTGGGGTTCCGATGAGGATATCACAGCCCTTCTGCAACTCGTCTCTCTGGTCGCGCACAGGAGCACCACCGTAAACCACACAGGGACGAAGCATCGACCTATAACAAAGACGCCGAGCCTCATCAAAGATCTGAGTGGCCAGCTCACGGGTTGGTGCCACAATAAGAACAAGCGGCTCAGCCCGAACGTTGTCAGTCATCGGGTCgaacccagcagccaggTTAGGGCGTGGTGCTGCCAGCTTTTTCGCCTTCCCCATAAgcttggaaagaactgggatCAAAAATGCAGCGGTTTTGCCCGATCCTGGTAGGGTTAGCATGACAACAAATATCTGAAGTTTCGATGGAGACGAACCGGTTTGAGCTATGGCAATAAGGTCGTGCGAGGTAAGAACTGCAGGGATAGCGTACGCCTGGATGGGAGTGGGAAACTCATAGCCGCAAAGATTAATGTTCTCACGCACGATGGGGTGGATACCTGCGTCGTCGAACTTCATCCATAGTCACTATCAT
The nucleotide sequence above comes from Aspergillus puulaauensis MK2 DNA, chromosome 3, nearly complete sequence. Encoded proteins:
- a CDS encoding DEAD/DEAH box helicase (COG:A;~EggNog:ENOG410PFY4;~InterPro:IPR027417,IPR001650,IPR014014,IPR014001, IPR011545,IPR000629;~PFAM:PF00270,PF00271;~SMCOG1122:ATP-dependent RNA helicase;~antiSMASH:Cluster_3.8;~go_function: GO:0003676 - nucleic acid binding [Evidence IEA];~go_function: GO:0004386 - helicase activity [Evidence IEA];~go_function: GO:0005524 - ATP binding [Evidence IEA]), which translates into the protein MDDTGNFEVSSVRDALADVTNDQNNRNTEAAAIARERGWVASEALDYDKYKFAPAEKLAEGGENLQEEPVPEWAANAAKYEWNDEYGDVGPKNHRLEEQLFRSEFINRTGLKIGNLRNIEIIAESHERPNPIKSFDDAGIHPIVRENINLCGYEFPTPIQAYAIPAVLTSHDLIAIAQTGSGKTAAFLIPVLSKLMGKAKKLAAPRPNLAAGFDPMTDNVRAEPLVLIVAPTRELATQIFDEARRLCYRSMLRPCVVYGGAPVRDQRDELQKGCDILIGTPGRLLDFMDKPHILSLRRVKYTIIDEADELLQSDWESDFTKIMSGGDMNEDADHRYMMFSATFNKDCRVLARKFLADDHVRVRIGRPGSTHVNVDQNIVYAEPHLKKQCLYDLLLAMPPSRTLVFVNSKQQADLIDDYLYNLGLPSTSIHADRTQREREDALRAFRAARCPILVATGVSARGLDIKNVMHVINYDLPSYMHGGITEYIHRIGRTARIGNEGLATSFYNEKDSDLAPDLVKILIESKQKVPDFLGDYKPEGEVVDFHDDDTDDGANEEYGATNDGGNTGGWGGMDTSQDEAAEAPTGWE